One genomic region from Stutzerimonas decontaminans encodes:
- the qhpR gene encoding AraC-like transcriptional regulator QhpR, which produces MSSLFEQTDSPAGLALVTSGQRHVGVLAAAASGLCGFIEKQGGDPERVLGVSGIDAQLLQHPTLSLALPNYCQVLEEAARQSGCDNFGLYYGQQFKPQALGLLGYIGLCSATVEQALINFARAFPLHQRNSLIRLVDEGDCYRFDYQVRHGAILWRRQDAELTLGMARNLIRHVLGSQWAPRAVHFEHPRPADWHEHSKVFDAPVYFEQPYNSLLIPKVGLNRAMPDSDPILLMVMQDSLRQLSLAGRDEPDVVDDARAHIRQRLVLGEPGLEDIAEQIGMTSWSLQRRLREQGLTFSALVDKQRQELATYYMRQQQLPISELAPLLGYSETSAFSRAFRRWFGVSPRQWRQHSDLVNTRQH; this is translated from the coding sequence ATGAGTTCCTTATTCGAGCAGACAGATTCGCCAGCCGGCCTGGCGCTTGTCACCAGCGGGCAAAGGCATGTCGGCGTGCTGGCCGCAGCCGCCAGCGGCCTGTGCGGCTTTATCGAGAAACAAGGCGGAGACCCCGAGCGGGTGCTTGGCGTGTCGGGCATTGATGCGCAATTGCTGCAGCATCCAACACTAAGCCTGGCGCTGCCCAACTACTGCCAGGTACTGGAAGAGGCGGCGCGCCAATCGGGCTGCGACAACTTCGGTCTGTACTACGGCCAGCAGTTCAAGCCGCAGGCTTTGGGGTTACTGGGCTATATCGGGCTGTGCTCGGCAACCGTCGAGCAGGCACTGATCAACTTCGCCCGCGCGTTCCCACTGCACCAGCGCAACAGCCTGATCCGCCTGGTCGATGAGGGGGACTGCTATCGCTTCGACTATCAGGTCCGTCACGGCGCCATCCTCTGGCGGCGACAGGATGCAGAGCTAACGCTGGGCATGGCGCGCAACCTGATCCGTCACGTGCTCGGCAGCCAATGGGCGCCACGGGCGGTGCACTTCGAACACCCACGTCCTGCGGATTGGCACGAGCACAGCAAGGTCTTCGATGCGCCGGTCTACTTCGAGCAACCGTACAACTCGCTGCTGATCCCCAAAGTGGGCCTGAACCGTGCCATGCCGGACAGCGATCCGATCCTGTTGATGGTCATGCAGGATTCCCTGCGCCAGCTCAGCCTGGCGGGCCGCGATGAGCCTGACGTCGTCGATGATGCACGCGCACATATTCGCCAGCGCCTGGTGCTGGGCGAGCCGGGGTTGGAGGATATCGCCGAGCAGATCGGCATGACCAGCTGGTCGCTACAGCGGCGCTTGCGCGAGCAGGGGCTGACCTTCTCTGCGCTGGTGGACAAACAGCGCCAGGAACTGGCGACCTACTATATGCGCCAGCAGCAGCTGCCCATATCGGAGCTAGCCCCCTTGCTGGGCTATTCGGAAACCAGTGCCTTTTCCCGTGCGTTCCGCCGATGGTTCGGCGTAAGCCCCCGCCAGTGGCGCCAGCACAGCGACCTGGTCAATACCAGGCAGCACTAG